Proteins from a genomic interval of Candidatus Binatia bacterium:
- a CDS encoding uroporphyrinogen decarboxylase family protein, with product MSAPESIFVRACKGHSTPITPIWLMRQAGRYMAEYREVRKHHSIIEICKDP from the coding sequence ATGTCAGCCCCTGAATCCATCTTCGTGCGCGCCTGCAAGGGCCATTCCACGCCCATCACCCCCATTTGGCTCATGCGCCAGGCCGGCCGCTACATGGCCGAATACCGCGAGGTGCGCAAACATCACTCCATCATCGAGATCTGCAAGGACCCGGA